From the Acidovorax sp. NCPPB 3576 genome, the window CCCTGTGCGGGCGAAGGCGTCGCCATCGCCGAAGCCGCACATGCCCTGGGCCGGAGCCAGGTGTCCGCCTATGCCGTCGAGTTCAATGGCGAGCGCGCCAGCCATGCCAGGGGTCTCGTCGATCACTGCCTGCACAGCGATCTCATGGATACGCTGGTGAGCCGGCAGAGCTTCGGGCTGTTGTGGCTCAATCCGCCCTACGGGGACCTGTCCAGGAGCGCCGATGGCGACATCGGCTATCAGGGACAGGGCCGCGCCCGGCTGGAAAAGCTGTTCTATCAACGGTCCCTGCCGCTGCTCCAATACGGCGGCGTGCTGGTGTTCATCATTCCGAGCCATGTGCTCGATGCCGAACTGGTGGGCTGGCTCACACGCCATTTCACCGGGCTGCGCATCTACCGTGCGGTGGAGACGCAGTACAAGCAAGTGGTGATCTTCGGCACCCGCGTGCGCCAACGCGATCTGTTGGCCGATGCGGCCCGGCCCGCACGCCAACGGCTTATGCAGATCGGCGCGGGCGATGTCTCAGCGGAGGAACTGCCCCTCGAATGGCCGTTCCTGCCATACACCGTTCCATCGGCGACAGCCGAGCCGGAACATTTCTGCAGGGTGTCCATGGAGCCCGAGCAATTCGCGCGGGAGGTCCATCGCCTGCAAGGGCTGTGGCCGTCTCTGGATACGCACCTGGGCGCATCGCAGCAATCGCTGCGGCCACCGGCACGCGCCTTGTCCCAATGGCATCTGGCACTGGCCCTGG encodes:
- a CDS encoding DUF6094 domain-containing protein; the encoded protein is MALMFPRLARNFAKNGYFPTDEPTLERALKALAPAPARMSIIDPCAGEGVAIAEAAHALGRSQVSAYAVEFNGERASHARGLVDHCLHSDLMDTLVSRQSFGLLWLNPPYGDLSRSADGDIGYQGQGRARLEKLFYQRSLPLLQYGGVLVFIIPSHVLDAELVGWLTRHFTGLRIYRAVETQYKQVVIFGTRVRQRDLLADAARPARQRLMQIGAGDVSAEELPLEWPFLPYTVPSATAEPEHFCRVSMEPEQFAREVHRLQGLWPSLDTHLGASQQSLRPPARALSQWHLALALAAGAISGVVRSPSGKVMVVKGDTHKEKTSTVEYTERDDGSIAETRILTDKFVPVIRAWDMTPGSPTRGEVLTIC